One Qipengyuania gaetbuli genomic region harbors:
- the ubiB gene encoding 2-polyprenylphenol 6-hydroxylase, which yields MARPATHIWRLGRWARILARHGALRGIQNDPNTPPPVKRLIALFSIGTIKSRQPDYAGAFRDIGPAAIKLGQTLATRPDLVGEDAARNLLKLQDDLPPVGFDKIKASIEASFEQPLESLYSEFDPVPVGAASIAQVHRAVTTEGRQVAVKVLRPGVREQFAKDIDTYEWAAAHVEAMGGEAARLRPRLVIANFKRWTNRELDLRREAASASELAEHMVGTEGYEIPGIDWDRTNGRVMTVDWIDGIKISNVEALKAAGHNTEELASRLVLAFLKQAIAAGFFHADMHQGNLFVKPDGTIAAIDFGIMGRIDRQARMWLAEILYGLTTGNYKRVAEIHFEAQYVPSYHNVDEFATALRAVGEPMRGKPVSELSVGQMLDGLFAITRDFDMQTQPHLLLLQKTMVMVEGIATQLNPQINMWDTSAPYVRSWIRDELGPEAAIADRIRTDTETLLRIPELVRRIEERYPPKGGAPEPPPLPEVELMWERRARRERSRGLLGYLVVAAGAGLAGWLAAAQGWIG from the coding sequence GTGGCACGCCCCGCAACGCATATCTGGCGACTAGGTCGTTGGGCGCGCATCCTCGCGCGCCATGGTGCCCTGCGCGGAATCCAGAACGATCCGAACACCCCGCCTCCGGTGAAGCGCCTGATTGCCCTGTTCAGCATCGGCACGATCAAATCGCGCCAGCCGGACTACGCAGGCGCCTTCCGCGACATCGGCCCGGCTGCGATCAAGCTCGGCCAGACGCTCGCGACACGTCCCGATCTCGTGGGCGAGGATGCCGCGCGCAATTTGCTGAAACTGCAGGACGACCTGCCGCCGGTCGGCTTCGACAAGATCAAGGCGAGCATCGAGGCAAGCTTCGAGCAGCCGCTTGAAAGCCTCTATTCCGAATTCGACCCCGTGCCCGTGGGTGCGGCTTCGATCGCGCAGGTCCACCGCGCGGTCACAACCGAAGGCCGGCAGGTCGCGGTCAAGGTGCTGCGCCCGGGCGTGCGCGAACAGTTCGCCAAGGACATCGACACCTACGAATGGGCTGCCGCCCATGTCGAGGCGATGGGCGGCGAGGCCGCGCGCCTGCGGCCGCGCCTCGTCATCGCCAACTTCAAGCGTTGGACCAATCGCGAACTAGACCTGCGGCGCGAGGCGGCAAGCGCGTCGGAACTGGCCGAACACATGGTCGGTACCGAAGGCTACGAGATCCCGGGCATCGACTGGGATCGCACCAACGGCCGCGTGATGACGGTCGACTGGATCGACGGCATCAAGATCAGCAATGTCGAGGCGTTGAAGGCCGCAGGTCATAATACCGAAGAACTCGCCAGCCGCCTCGTCCTCGCCTTCCTGAAGCAGGCGATCGCGGCCGGTTTCTTCCATGCCGACATGCACCAGGGGAACCTGTTCGTGAAACCGGACGGGACCATCGCGGCGATCGATTTCGGGATCATGGGCCGCATCGACCGGCAGGCGCGGATGTGGCTGGCGGAAATCCTCTACGGCCTGACGACGGGCAATTACAAACGCGTCGCCGAAATCCATTTTGAGGCGCAATACGTGCCGAGCTATCACAATGTCGACGAGTTCGCGACGGCGCTGAGGGCGGTGGGCGAACCCATGCGCGGCAAGCCGGTGAGCGAATTGTCGGTCGGCCAGATGCTCGACGGCCTGTTCGCCATCACCCGCGATTTCGACATGCAGACGCAGCCGCACTTGCTGCTGCTGCAGAAAACCATGGTGATGGTCGAAGGGATCGCCACCCAGCTCAACCCGCAGATCAACATGTGGGACACCAGCGCGCCTTACGTGCGCAGCTGGATCCGCGACGAGCTTGGGCCGGAAGCGGCGATTGCCGACCGTATCAGGACCGATACGGAAACGCTGCTGCGCATTCCGGAACTCGTGCGCCGGATAGAGGAACGCTACCCGCCCAAGGGCGGCGCGCCCGAACCGCCCCCGCTGCCCGAGGTCGAGCTGATGTGGGAACGGCGCGCGCGCCGCGAACGCAGCCGCGGACTGCTGGGCTACCTGGTGGTGGCGGCAGGCGCCGGGCTGGCCGGCTGGCTGGCCGCCGCGCAGGGCTGGATCGGCTAG
- a CDS encoding glutathione S-transferase family protein has product MWQLHQFPLCPFSRKLRLLMGEKSIAYELVRENPWEARDALWHLNPAGRTPVLHDPGRRVALSDSQAICEFFEETVDRNPMISGNALQRAEIRRLVSLFDENLYGDVTAPALHEKMKKRLVLRQSPDGRVLREMGKLLHGHLDYIDWLVDTRQWLAGPTLSLADLACAAQLSVVDYLGAIDWKGHDQAHDWYMVMKSRPSFRPLLSEKMEGLPPPREYAALDL; this is encoded by the coding sequence ATGTGGCAGCTCCACCAATTTCCCCTGTGTCCCTTCAGCCGCAAGCTGCGTTTGCTGATGGGCGAAAAGTCGATCGCTTACGAACTCGTGCGGGAAAACCCGTGGGAGGCGCGCGATGCCTTGTGGCATCTCAATCCCGCCGGACGCACGCCGGTGCTCCATGACCCGGGCCGCCGTGTTGCGCTGAGCGACAGCCAGGCGATCTGCGAATTCTTCGAGGAAACGGTCGATCGCAATCCGATGATCTCGGGCAATGCCCTCCAGCGCGCGGAAATCCGCCGGCTGGTGAGCCTGTTCGACGAGAACCTTTATGGCGACGTTACCGCGCCCGCGCTGCACGAGAAGATGAAGAAGCGCCTCGTCCTGCGCCAGTCGCCCGACGGGCGCGTGTTGCGCGAAATGGGCAAGCTGCTGCACGGCCACCTCGACTATATCGACTGGCTGGTCGACACGCGGCAATGGCTGGCCGGACCTACGCTGAGCCTCGCCGACCTCGCCTGCGCAGCGCAGCTATCGGTGGTCGACTACCTCGGCGCGATCGACTGGAAAGGCCACGACCAGGCGCATGACTGGTACATGGTCATGAAGAGCCGCCCGAGCTTCCGCCCGCTGCTGAGCGAGAAGATGGAAGGCCTGCCCCCGCCCCGCGAATACGCGGCGCTGGATTTGTGA
- a CDS encoding prolyl-tRNA synthetase associated domain-containing protein, translating into MLAVMRGEEGLRTDLAALAIPFAEHEHEAVFTVEQSRHVDAEIPGAHTKNLFLKDAKGAFWLVTVPAEARVDLKALPGAIGCKRVSFGKADDMERLIGIAPGSVTPLAMINAAPGSVTCVIEAGLAAAPRINVHPLRNTATLGLSGADVLRLIGHWGHAPRVAEIPVQESA; encoded by the coding sequence ATGCTGGCTGTGATGCGCGGGGAAGAAGGCCTGCGTACCGACCTCGCGGCGCTCGCAATCCCCTTCGCCGAGCACGAGCACGAAGCGGTCTTTACCGTCGAGCAGAGCCGCCATGTCGATGCCGAGATACCCGGCGCGCATACCAAGAACCTGTTCCTGAAAGACGCCAAGGGTGCCTTCTGGCTGGTCACCGTGCCGGCCGAGGCGCGCGTCGACCTCAAGGCCCTGCCCGGTGCGATCGGCTGCAAGCGGGTGAGCTTCGGCAAGGCGGACGACATGGAGCGGCTGATCGGCATTGCCCCCGGCTCGGTCACCCCGCTCGCCATGATCAATGCAGCGCCCGGCAGCGTGACCTGCGTGATCGAGGCAGGACTTGCCGCAGCGCCCCGCATCAATGTCCATCCGCTTCGCAACACCGCGACGCTGGGGCTGTCCGGCGCTGACGTCTTGCGGCTGATCGGACATTGGGGCCATGCGCCGCGCGTCGCCGAAATCCCGGTGCAGGAGTCCGCATGA
- a CDS encoding VOC family protein, with protein sequence MYSHMMVGSNDIDRSKKFYDATFKAIGGREGIVDEKGRLIYLHNGGAFLVTKPIDGEPATAGNGCTVGIGMTPEQADAWHAAGVAAGGTAIEDPPGVRGEGTPNAMYLAYLRDPDGNKLCALHRMG encoded by the coding sequence ATGTACAGTCACATGATGGTCGGTTCGAACGACATCGACCGGTCGAAGAAGTTCTACGATGCGACCTTCAAGGCCATCGGCGGCCGCGAAGGCATCGTCGATGAAAAGGGTCGCCTGATCTACCTCCACAATGGCGGCGCGTTCCTCGTCACCAAGCCGATCGACGGCGAACCGGCCACGGCCGGTAACGGCTGCACCGTCGGCATCGGTATGACCCCCGAACAGGCCGATGCCTGGCACGCGGCCGGCGTCGCAGCAGGCGGCACCGCGATCGAAGACCCGCCGGGCGTTCGCGGCGAAGGCACGCCCAATGCCATGTATCTCGCCTACCTGCGCGATCCGGACGGCAACAAGCTGTGCGCGCTGCACCGGATGGGTTGA
- a CDS encoding cupin domain-containing protein, protein MPAKVNLDDKFGQFTEQWAPRIAARFNGNEVRLCKVEGEYHWHSHPDTDELFLVIEGALEIDFRDRTETLGPGEMIVVPRGTEHRPRAPHGEAKLFVMDTEGTPNSGDHATAKVAVDI, encoded by the coding sequence ATGCCCGCCAAGGTCAATCTCGACGACAAGTTCGGGCAGTTCACCGAGCAGTGGGCGCCCCGCATCGCGGCGCGTTTCAACGGCAACGAGGTGCGCCTGTGCAAGGTCGAGGGCGAGTATCACTGGCATAGCCACCCCGACACGGACGAGCTGTTCCTGGTGATCGAGGGCGCGCTGGAAATCGACTTTCGCGACCGGACCGAAACGCTCGGCCCCGGCGAGATGATCGTCGTTCCGCGCGGCACCGAACACCGCCCGCGCGCACCGCATGGCGAGGCGAAGCTCTTCGTCATGGACACCGAGGGCACGCCCAATTCGGGAGATCATGCCACGGCAAAGGTCGCGGTCGACATCTGA
- the fghA gene encoding S-formylglutathione hydrolase, which produces MTLEYLSQNRAFDGDQFVLSHHSEATGTEMTFSVYVPPHLPGVKLPVLWYLSGLTCTHANVTEKGEYRRACAEHGIVFVAPDTSPRGEDVPDAPDEYDFGKGAGFYVDATQDPWSRHYRMRSYIEIELPQVVASEFPVDLSRQAITGHSMGGHGALTIGLRDPGRFRSISAFSPIVSPSRVPWGEKALSRYLGDDRDAWRAYDAVALIEDGARHDHILVDQGTADQFLEEQLKTGALSLACAKAGMAPEIRMQEGYDHSYYFISSFMADHIAWHAARLG; this is translated from the coding sequence ATGACGCTCGAATACCTATCGCAGAACCGGGCCTTCGACGGCGACCAGTTCGTCCTCTCGCACCATTCCGAGGCTACGGGGACGGAAATGACCTTCTCGGTCTATGTCCCGCCGCACCTGCCCGGCGTGAAGCTGCCGGTGCTGTGGTATCTTTCCGGCCTCACCTGCACCCATGCCAACGTGACCGAAAAGGGCGAGTATCGCCGTGCGTGTGCCGAACACGGCATCGTCTTCGTGGCCCCGGACACCTCTCCGCGCGGGGAGGACGTGCCCGATGCGCCGGACGAATACGACTTCGGCAAGGGCGCGGGCTTCTATGTCGATGCGACGCAAGACCCCTGGAGCCGCCATTACCGCATGCGCAGCTATATCGAGATCGAACTGCCGCAGGTGGTCGCGAGCGAGTTCCCGGTCGACTTGTCGCGCCAGGCGATCACCGGCCACTCGATGGGCGGGCATGGCGCGCTCACCATCGGCCTGCGTGATCCGGGGCGCTTTCGCTCCATCAGTGCCTTCAGCCCGATCGTCTCGCCCAGCCGGGTGCCGTGGGGCGAGAAGGCGCTGTCACGCTATCTGGGCGACGACCGCGATGCCTGGCGCGCCTATGACGCGGTCGCTCTGATCGAGGACGGCGCGCGGCACGACCATATCCTGGTGGACCAGGGCACTGCGGACCAGTTCCTCGAGGAACAGCTGAAAACCGGCGCGCTCTCGCTCGCCTGCGCCAAGGCCGGCATGGCGCCGGAGATCAGGATGCAGGAGGGGTACGACCACTCCTACTACTTCATCTCCAGCTTCATGGCCGACCACATCGCCTGGCACGCGGCACGGCTGGGCTGA
- a CDS encoding VOC family protein, which yields MFNHLTIGASDIERSRRFYDATFAAIGGPAAQDDPKGRLVYRHDGGVLVIGKPINGEPPTVANGNTIGFRVASAQMVDAWHEAGCANGGMTVEDPPGPRSSPFGEMYLAYLRDPDGHKLCGVCWL from the coding sequence GTGTTCAATCACCTGACCATCGGCGCGAGCGACATCGAGCGCTCGCGCCGTTTCTATGATGCGACCTTCGCCGCAATCGGCGGCCCTGCAGCGCAGGACGATCCCAAGGGCCGGCTGGTCTATCGCCATGACGGCGGCGTGCTGGTCATAGGCAAGCCGATCAACGGCGAGCCGCCTACGGTGGCGAATGGCAATACCATCGGCTTCAGGGTCGCCAGCGCGCAAATGGTGGACGCCTGGCACGAAGCGGGATGCGCCAATGGCGGCATGACGGTCGAGGACCCGCCGGGGCCCCGTTCCAGCCCCTTTGGCGAGATGTACCTTGCCTACCTGCGCGATCCCGACGGGCACAAGCTGTGCGGAGTATGCTGGCTGTGA
- a CDS encoding S-(hydroxymethyl)glutathione dehydrogenase/class III alcohol dehydrogenase, which translates to MKTRAAVAFEAKQPLEIVELDLEGPKPGEVLVEIMATGICHTDAYTLDGLDSEGIFPSVLGHEGCGVVREVGAGVTSVKPGDHVIPLYTPECRQCKMCLSGKTNLCSAIRETQGKGLMPDGTTRFSYNGKPIYHYMGCSTFSNFTVLPEIAVAKIREDAPFDTTCYIGCGVTTGVGAVVNTAQVKPGDNVVVFGLGGIGLNVIQGAKLAGADRIVGVDINSSKEEWGRKFGMTDFVNPKDVGNVVETLVNMLDGGADYSFDCTGNTAVMRDALECCHKGWGTSIIIGVAEAGKTIETRPFQLVTGRNWRGTAFGGAKGRTDVPKIVDWYMNGKIAIDPMITHRLSLEEINKGFDLMHAGESIRAVVVY; encoded by the coding sequence ATGAAAACCCGTGCCGCCGTCGCCTTCGAAGCCAAGCAGCCGCTCGAGATCGTCGAACTCGACCTCGAAGGCCCCAAGCCTGGCGAGGTGCTGGTGGAAATCATGGCGACCGGCATCTGCCACACCGACGCCTATACGCTCGACGGGCTGGACAGCGAGGGGATCTTCCCCAGCGTGCTGGGCCACGAAGGCTGCGGCGTGGTGCGCGAAGTCGGCGCAGGGGTAACCTCGGTAAAACCGGGCGATCACGTCATTCCGCTCTACACGCCGGAATGCCGCCAGTGCAAAATGTGCCTCTCGGGCAAGACGAACCTGTGCAGCGCGATCCGCGAAACACAGGGCAAGGGCCTGATGCCCGACGGCACGACGCGCTTTTCCTACAACGGCAAGCCGATCTACCATTACATGGGCTGTTCGACCTTCTCGAACTTCACCGTCCTGCCTGAAATCGCGGTCGCCAAGATCCGCGAGGACGCGCCCTTCGACACCACCTGCTACATCGGCTGCGGCGTCACCACGGGCGTGGGCGCGGTGGTCAACACCGCGCAGGTCAAGCCGGGCGACAATGTCGTGGTCTTCGGCCTCGGCGGGATCGGCCTCAACGTCATCCAGGGCGCGAAGCTGGCCGGGGCCGACCGCATCGTGGGGGTCGACATCAATTCGTCGAAGGAAGAATGGGGCCGCAAGTTCGGCATGACCGACTTCGTCAATCCCAAGGACGTCGGCAATGTCGTCGAAACGCTGGTCAACATGCTCGACGGCGGGGCGGATTACAGCTTCGACTGCACCGGCAATACCGCGGTCATGCGCGATGCGCTGGAATGCTGCCACAAGGGCTGGGGCACCAGCATCATCATCGGCGTGGCGGAAGCGGGCAAGACGATCGAGACCCGCCCCTTCCAGCTGGTGACGGGCCGCAACTGGCGCGGCACTGCCTTCGGCGGGGCCAAGGGCCGCACCGACGTGCCCAAGATCGTCGACTGGTACATGAACGGCAAGATCGCCATCGACCCGATGATCACCCACCGCCTGAGCCTGGAAGAAATCAACAAGGGCTTCGACCTGATGCACGCGGGCGAAAGCATCCGCGCAGTCGTGGTCTATTGA
- the dut gene encoding dUTP diphosphatase produces MTDPVGVKVKRLPHGHGLDLPHYATGGAAGMDVLSAEAVTLKPGQRHAVATGLAMAIPEGFEIQVRPRSGLALKHGITVPNTPGTIDSDYRGELKVILINHGPDNFAIARGDRIAQLVLAPVVQAAWDEVEELDDTSRGAGGFGSTGGHAKLV; encoded by the coding sequence ATGACTGATCCGGTCGGCGTGAAGGTGAAGCGCCTGCCCCACGGGCACGGCCTCGACCTTCCGCATTACGCAACCGGCGGGGCAGCGGGCATGGACGTGCTCTCTGCCGAAGCGGTGACGCTCAAGCCGGGCCAGCGCCATGCGGTCGCGACCGGTCTTGCTATGGCGATTCCCGAAGGCTTCGAAATCCAGGTCCGCCCGCGCTCGGGCCTTGCGCTCAAGCATGGCATCACCGTGCCCAATACGCCGGGCACGATCGACAGCGACTATCGCGGCGAGCTGAAGGTCATCCTGATCAACCACGGGCCGGACAATTTCGCCATCGCGCGCGGTGATCGCATCGCGCAGCTGGTGCTCGCCCCAGTAGTGCAGGCCGCCTGGGACGAGGTCGAGGAACTCGACGATACCAGCCGCGGTGCCGGCGGTTTCGGCTCTACCGGCGGACACGCGAAGCTCGTCTGA
- a CDS encoding class I SAM-dependent methyltransferase, with product MNDTVSFGYEDIDASEKTGRVGEVFSNVAAKYDIMNDAMSAGMHRLWKDRFVKRVKPQPGEAILDMAGGTGDIAFRMAAKGASVTVSDINQDMLDVGIERAMERGIDGLVWSRQNAEELTFSSRIFDAYTIAFGIRNVTHIDKALKEAHRVLKYGGRFYCLEFSTVEWPGFKEAYDLYSHKLVPQIGKAIAGDEDSYRYLIESIRRFPDMPAFEGMIRDAGFVNTRVEPIMGGLVAIHSGWKV from the coding sequence ATGAACGACACCGTTTCCTTCGGCTACGAAGACATCGACGCCAGCGAGAAGACCGGCCGCGTGGGCGAGGTCTTTTCCAATGTCGCCGCCAAATACGACATCATGAACGACGCGATGAGCGCGGGCATGCACCGGTTGTGGAAGGACCGCTTCGTCAAGCGCGTCAAGCCGCAGCCGGGCGAAGCGATCCTCGACATGGCGGGCGGCACGGGCGACATCGCCTTCCGCATGGCTGCCAAGGGTGCCAGCGTGACCGTGTCCGACATCAACCAGGACATGCTGGACGTCGGCATCGAACGCGCGATGGAGCGCGGGATCGACGGCCTCGTCTGGAGCCGGCAGAACGCCGAGGAACTGACCTTCTCCAGCCGGATCTTCGATGCCTATACCATCGCCTTCGGTATCCGGAACGTGACGCACATCGACAAGGCGCTGAAAGAGGCGCACCGCGTGCTGAAATACGGCGGTCGCTTTTACTGCCTCGAATTCTCGACCGTCGAATGGCCGGGCTTCAAGGAAGCCTACGACCTCTATTCGCACAAGCTGGTGCCGCAGATCGGCAAGGCCATCGCGGGCGACGAGGACAGCTACCGCTACCTCATCGAATCGATCCGCCGCTTCCCTGACATGCCCGCTTTCGAAGGCATGATCCGTGACGCCGGTTTCGTGAACACGCGGGTCGAGCCGATCATGGGCGGCCTCGTCGCGATCCATTCGGGGTGGAAAGTCTAA
- the mutM gene encoding bifunctional DNA-formamidopyrimidine glycosylase/DNA-(apurinic or apyrimidinic site) lyase: MPELPEVETTVRGLARFLEGETITRVVVNRPDMRRPFPADLVQALTGASVTHLSRRAKYGLVHTSRDHAMVFHLGMSGRWRIDPGEDDKHDHLVLETAGHRFALNDPRRFGSVDLMTNSELVTWKPFAALGPEPLGDALTAEHLREETRGRKQAIKLLLLDQRIVAGLGNIYVCEALWRSGIHPGKAGGKVTMPQLRRLVPAIREVLEQSIRDGGSTLRDFAQPDGNLGYFATRFSVYGREGEPCHREDGGTIRRIVQGGRSTWFCPVCQR, encoded by the coding sequence ATGCCCGAGTTACCTGAAGTCGAAACAACGGTGCGCGGCCTTGCGCGGTTCCTCGAGGGCGAGACGATCACCCGCGTGGTGGTCAACCGCCCCGACATGCGCCGCCCCTTCCCCGCCGATCTGGTGCAGGCGCTGACCGGCGCGAGCGTGACGCACCTGTCGCGCCGGGCGAAATACGGCCTCGTCCATACCAGCCGCGACCATGCGATGGTGTTTCACCTCGGCATGAGCGGGCGCTGGCGGATCGATCCGGGCGAGGACGACAAGCACGACCATCTCGTTCTCGAGACGGCTGGTCACCGCTTTGCGCTAAACGACCCGCGCCGTTTCGGCTCGGTGGACCTGATGACCAATAGCGAGCTGGTAACGTGGAAACCCTTCGCTGCGCTGGGGCCGGAACCGCTGGGCGATGCGCTGACCGCCGAACATTTGCGCGAAGAAACGCGCGGACGAAAACAGGCGATCAAGCTGCTGTTACTGGACCAGCGGATCGTGGCGGGCCTCGGCAATATCTACGTCTGCGAGGCGCTGTGGCGCAGCGGCATCCATCCGGGGAAGGCAGGCGGCAAGGTGACCATGCCGCAGCTGAGGCGCCTCGTCCCCGCCATTCGCGAGGTGCTCGAACAGTCGATCCGCGACGGCGGCAGCACCTTGCGCGATTTCGCCCAGCCCGACGGAAACCTCGGCTATTTCGCCACCCGCTTCAGCGTCTACGGCCGCGAGGGCGAGCCCTGCCACCGCGAGGACGGCGGCACCATCCGCCGCATCGTGCAGGGCGGGCGGAGCACGTGGTTCTGCCCGGTCTGTCAGAGGTGA
- a CDS encoding bifunctional phosphopantothenoylcysteine decarboxylase/phosphopantothenate synthase, translating into MHQPISADAAQDHRDGEGRVSGPRILLVIGGGIAAYKSCELVRLIRKAGGEVTCVLTEGGQQFVTPMALAALSGKKVYTSLFDLKDEVEMGHIQLSRDADLVVVCPATADLLAKMAAGIADDLATTLILATDKPVLTVPAMNVKMWEHSATQRNADWLRQAGVRVMDPDEGPMACGEFGPGRLPEPVAILQKIAAELEIDIDLPELAAPAPQLAPPASKKKKAEAEPEVEALEPEEEEELEKTGGGLGGLLSMIIPRSTAKRTHEEIEQEYEELEDLPEPEMLDAEALVENTEIDPDLAGPLLAKKGGAAAAPPIDPEALNHTVARKDARAMPQPVADDVQTQEVDFDDSPLAGQPEFDPDPEHRPLYGKHVLVTAGPTREPIDPVRYIANRSSGKQGFAIAAMAAAAGARVTLVAGPVHLPTPPGVDRIDVETAEDMAEEVRNALPADAAFMVAAVADWKSKHVANEKMKKRGSAPPALILAENPDILAAVAAGRKRPHLLIGFAAETENVVENAKTKRKRKGADWIIANNVSGAVGESVMGGDLNQVHIVTSKGVESLPEMAKDDVARELVRRAAEALVETPEEDEHD; encoded by the coding sequence ATGCACCAGCCGATCAGCGCGGACGCCGCGCAGGACCATCGTGACGGGGAAGGGCGCGTGAGCGGGCCCCGGATCCTGCTCGTCATCGGCGGCGGTATCGCGGCCTACAAGTCGTGCGAACTCGTGCGCCTGATCCGCAAGGCGGGCGGCGAAGTGACCTGCGTGCTGACCGAAGGCGGCCAGCAGTTCGTCACGCCGATGGCGCTCGCCGCGCTGTCGGGCAAGAAGGTCTACACCTCGCTCTTCGATCTCAAGGACGAGGTCGAGATGGGCCATATCCAGCTTTCGCGCGATGCCGACCTCGTGGTCGTGTGTCCCGCCACGGCGGACCTGCTCGCCAAGATGGCGGCAGGCATTGCCGACGATCTGGCCACCACGCTGATCCTCGCGACCGACAAGCCGGTGCTGACCGTGCCCGCGATGAACGTGAAGATGTGGGAGCATTCCGCCACCCAGCGCAATGCCGACTGGCTGCGCCAGGCAGGCGTGCGCGTGATGGACCCGGACGAAGGCCCGATGGCCTGCGGTGAATTCGGCCCCGGCCGCCTGCCCGAACCGGTCGCCATCCTGCAGAAGATCGCGGCCGAACTCGAAATAGACATCGACCTGCCCGAACTCGCCGCGCCCGCGCCGCAGCTCGCCCCGCCCGCTTCCAAGAAGAAGAAAGCGGAAGCCGAGCCCGAGGTGGAGGCGCTGGAGCCGGAAGAAGAGGAAGAGCTGGAGAAGACCGGCGGCGGCCTTGGCGGCCTGTTGTCGATGATCATCCCGCGTTCCACCGCCAAGCGCACGCACGAGGAAATCGAGCAGGAATACGAAGAGCTCGAGGACCTGCCCGAACCCGAAATGCTCGATGCCGAGGCGCTGGTCGAGAATACCGAGATCGATCCCGACCTCGCCGGACCGCTGCTCGCAAAGAAGGGCGGGGCCGCAGCCGCACCACCGATCGATCCCGAGGCGCTCAATCACACGGTTGCGCGCAAGGATGCCCGCGCCATGCCGCAGCCGGTCGCGGACGACGTGCAGACGCAGGAGGTCGATTTCGACGACTCCCCGCTTGCCGGCCAGCCCGAATTCGATCCCGATCCCGAACACCGCCCGCTTTACGGCAAGCACGTGCTGGTCACAGCGGGCCCGACGCGTGAGCCGATCGACCCGGTCCGCTACATCGCCAACCGGTCCAGCGGGAAGCAGGGCTTTGCGATTGCCGCCATGGCTGCCGCCGCTGGCGCGCGCGTCACGCTGGTCGCCGGGCCGGTGCACCTGCCGACCCCTCCGGGCGTCGACCGCATCGATGTCGAAACGGCAGAGGACATGGCCGAGGAAGTGCGCAATGCGCTGCCCGCGGATGCCGCCTTCATGGTCGCCGCCGTGGCCGACTGGAAGAGCAAGCACGTCGCCAACGAGAAGATGAAGAAGCGCGGCTCCGCCCCGCCGGCGCTCATCCTTGCCGAAAACCCCGATATCCTCGCCGCCGTGGCTGCGGGTCGCAAGCGTCCGCACCTGCTCATCGGTTTTGCGGCCGAGACGGAAAACGTGGTCGAGAACGCCAAGACCAAGCGCAAGCGCAAGGGCGCGGACTGGATCATCGCCAACAACGTGTCGGGCGCCGTGGGCGAAAGCGTGATGGGCGGCGATCTCAACCAGGTCCACATCGTCACCAGCAAGGGCGTCGAAAGCCTGCCCGAGATGGCCAAGGACGACGTCGCCCGCGAACTGGTGCGCCGCGCCGCCGAAGCACTGGTCGAAACGCCGGAAGAGGACGAGCATGACTGA